From a single Myxococcus xanthus genomic region:
- a CDS encoding DUF2169 family type VI secretion system accessory protein, with protein MWALQNKTPYAAERTWVRDKDGHHHWVVAVKATFDVDDAGRLRPADEQEPPLPAPVYWGEAGHSSLRFEAELVAPKPHTDVLVNACAHAPGERPAPSVEVAVRIHDVDKMLVVHGERYYTRGLTGVKPSSPKPFVTQPILYEWAWGGTDTHDADARKHVSDMRNPIGQGVASREARLVDQPAHRIEYLRGHPAKSGPAGFGPIASYWSPRLELAGTFDEAWRKTRHPLLPRNFDERFALCAPADQRPSRRLVGGEKVALVHLTPKGSLHFTLPRLSFGFATYFGAVRRFHEATLGTVVIEPEVKKVRMVLQTGLSVGPRDVDRLDFTAITERTD; from the coding sequence ATGTGGGCACTTCAGAATAAGACACCCTACGCGGCCGAGCGGACGTGGGTCCGCGACAAGGACGGCCACCACCACTGGGTTGTCGCCGTCAAGGCCACCTTCGACGTCGACGACGCGGGCCGCCTCCGCCCTGCCGACGAGCAGGAGCCTCCACTGCCCGCGCCCGTCTACTGGGGAGAGGCGGGCCACTCCAGCTTGCGCTTCGAGGCCGAGCTCGTCGCCCCCAAGCCCCACACAGACGTCCTCGTCAACGCGTGCGCCCATGCGCCCGGTGAACGGCCCGCGCCCAGCGTCGAGGTGGCCGTCCGCATCCACGACGTGGACAAAATGCTCGTGGTGCACGGGGAGCGCTACTACACGCGCGGCCTGACGGGCGTGAAGCCCTCGTCCCCCAAGCCCTTCGTCACCCAGCCCATTCTCTACGAGTGGGCCTGGGGCGGCACCGACACGCACGACGCCGACGCGCGCAAGCACGTCAGCGACATGCGAAACCCTATCGGCCAAGGGGTGGCCAGCCGCGAGGCGCGCCTGGTGGACCAGCCCGCCCACCGTATCGAATACCTGCGGGGCCACCCGGCGAAGTCCGGGCCGGCCGGGTTTGGCCCCATCGCCAGCTACTGGTCGCCACGGCTCGAGCTGGCCGGCACCTTCGACGAAGCCTGGAGGAAGACGCGACACCCGCTGCTGCCGCGAAACTTCGATGAGCGCTTCGCCCTATGCGCCCCTGCTGACCAGCGTCCCTCACGCCGCCTCGTGGGCGGAGAGAAGGTGGCCCTGGTGCACCTCACGCCGAAGGGCTCGCTCCACTTCACGTTGCCCCGCCTCAGCTTCGGCTTCGCCACCTACTTCGGCGCCGTCCGACGCTTCCACGAGGCCACCCTGGGCACCGTTGTCATCGAGCCCGAGGTGAAGAAGGTGCGCATGGTTCTCCAGACGGGATTGAGCGTCGGCCCCCGGGACGTCGACCGCCTCGACTTCACAGCCATTACGGAAAGGACGGACTGA
- a CDS encoding DUF4150 domain-containing protein, protein MAKVTVNFPRTPVTKGSSGIAAATLPNVCKMPGPPAPFVPTPLPNIGNSGDAPEGYSKTVTINGHPVAIAGASFGSKGDMASKGTGGGLISSNTHGPTKFIGPGSMNVKIEGRNVQLLGDPMLNNCGPSGSPANAATMTGIIQASGVMTVIYGDDIPCSRCGKEHPLGAGEATQKAIATLFKRLQAALDKQKQQILEYAELDKEEYTKRSALAQLKKLNTPERRTAGKGLRPEQRAELERLPGELAALRAKLAPLRDFFKNKAVLRYTPNTNSYTKGYMIGAMVCTCATKKLVACSGHAPPGFWPAVKAAEFECVNSRVGAGAREEKWMCAAKQIMENHGGHKPKHLAERLFYPIVEGIKLERGPKIKFKIREEDINTKKLSEPKEREQVFKHGEDVPSCSECQEKLPAMYCKTICK, encoded by the coding sequence ATGGCCAAGGTAACAGTCAACTTCCCGAGGACGCCCGTCACCAAGGGCAGCTCGGGCATCGCCGCAGCCACGCTGCCCAACGTCTGCAAGATGCCCGGCCCGCCGGCTCCCTTCGTGCCCACGCCCTTGCCCAACATCGGCAACAGCGGCGACGCCCCCGAGGGCTACTCGAAGACAGTCACCATCAACGGGCACCCCGTCGCCATCGCCGGCGCCAGCTTCGGCAGCAAGGGGGACATGGCCAGCAAGGGGACGGGCGGCGGGCTCATCTCAAGTAACACTCATGGCCCCACGAAGTTCATCGGCCCCGGCTCGATGAACGTCAAAATCGAGGGGAGGAATGTGCAGTTGCTGGGCGACCCCATGCTCAACAACTGCGGCCCCTCTGGCAGCCCGGCGAATGCCGCCACCATGACGGGCATCATCCAGGCATCCGGCGTGATGACCGTCATCTACGGCGACGACATCCCGTGCTCACGCTGCGGGAAGGAACACCCGCTGGGGGCAGGCGAAGCGACACAGAAGGCGATTGCAACGCTGTTCAAGCGGCTCCAAGCGGCTCTCGACAAGCAGAAGCAGCAGATTCTCGAGTACGCCGAGTTGGACAAAGAGGAGTACACAAAGAGGTCGGCGCTCGCACAGCTGAAGAAGCTCAACACACCGGAACGACGAACGGCAGGGAAAGGCCTAAGACCAGAGCAGAGGGCAGAATTAGAAAGGCTGCCGGGCGAACTCGCAGCCCTGAGGGCCAAACTCGCCCCCCTAAGGGACTTCTTCAAGAACAAGGCTGTGCTTCGCTATACCCCAAACACCAACTCATACACCAAGGGCTACATGATTGGCGCCATGGTATGCACATGCGCGACCAAGAAGCTCGTGGCCTGTTCAGGCCATGCGCCACCAGGCTTTTGGCCGGCCGTAAAAGCCGCGGAGTTTGAGTGTGTAAATTCTCGCGTCGGAGCAGGGGCCCGAGAAGAGAAATGGATGTGTGCCGCCAAGCAGATCATGGAGAACCACGGGGGACACAAGCCCAAACACCTTGCCGAGCGACTATTTTACCCCATAGTCGAGGGCATCAAGCTCGAAAGGGGTCCGAAGATCAAATTCAAGATTCGAGAAGAAGACATAAACACCAAGAAGCTCTCTGAACCCAAGGAGCGCGAGCAGGTATTCAAGCATGGCGAAGATGTGCCGTCGTGCTCAGAGTGCCAAGAAAAACTCCCTGCCATGTACTGCAAGACAATCTGCAAATAG